In Sinorhizobium sojae CCBAU 05684, a single window of DNA contains:
- a CDS encoding helix-turn-helix domain-containing protein, whose amino-acid sequence MDGLSQTLETELERYQIGPRLRALRLKKKLALTQLAAHTGLSTAMLSKIERGRLFPTLPTLVRIAMVFGVGLDHFFSQETQRPRVSVVRAGERLRLPVPPAKGQPAYLFESLDYPAPDRRMESFYAEFPMDSRPSDPHQHGSAELVFVTDGELELTVGKETVLLGKGDAAYFDSSVSHSYCRSGSGRCSAIVVTAP is encoded by the coding sequence ATGGACGGACTTTCGCAGACGCTCGAAACGGAACTGGAGCGCTATCAGATCGGCCCCCGGCTTCGCGCGCTTCGCCTCAAGAAGAAGCTCGCCCTGACGCAGCTTGCCGCCCATACGGGGCTGTCCACCGCGATGCTGTCCAAGATCGAGCGGGGGCGGCTCTTCCCCACGCTTCCGACCCTCGTGCGCATCGCAATGGTGTTCGGCGTCGGCCTGGACCACTTCTTCAGCCAGGAAACGCAGCGGCCGCGGGTCTCAGTCGTTCGGGCTGGCGAGCGCCTGCGCCTGCCGGTTCCGCCGGCCAAGGGGCAGCCGGCCTACCTGTTCGAGAGCCTCGACTATCCGGCTCCCGATCGCCGGATGGAGAGCTTCTATGCGGAATTTCCGATGGATTCGCGACCGTCCGACCCGCACCAGCACGGAAGTGCCGAGCTGGTCTTCGTAACCGACGGAGAGCTCGAATTGACGGTGGGCAAGGAGACCGTGTTGCTCGGAAAAGGGGACGCCGCCTATTTCGATTCCAGCGTGAGCCACAGCTACTGCCGAAGCGGAAGCGGACGGTGTTCCGCAATCGTCGTCACGGCGCCGTGA
- a CDS encoding DUF378 domain-containing protein, which yields MKTVNLITLALVIVGGMNWGLLGLFGFDLVAALFGVGSAISRIVYNAVGASAAVQLVPLLSTLGGGRFTAERG from the coding sequence ATGAAGACTGTGAATCTGATTACACTCGCCCTCGTCATTGTGGGCGGAATGAACTGGGGTCTCCTAGGACTTTTCGGATTCGACCTCGTGGCTGCACTGTTCGGCGTAGGCTCGGCGATTTCGCGCATCGTCTATAATGCAGTCGGTGCATCCGCCGCGGTGCAGCTCGTGCCGCTCCTCTCAACCTTGGGCGGCGGCAGATTCACCGCCGAACGGGGCTGA
- a CDS encoding fasciclin domain-containing protein, producing the protein MGLVLGLKAGIAAEKDIVDTAAGAGQFQTLAAAIDAAGLTETLKGAGPFTVFAPTDDAFSKLPAGTVENLLKPENKEKLVSVLTYHVVPGKVLAADVVKLNEAKTVNGKMITIKASGDGVMVNDANVTATDIGASNGVIHVLDEVILPPEG; encoded by the coding sequence ATGGGACTGGTTCTCGGGCTGAAGGCCGGCATCGCTGCAGAGAAGGATATCGTCGACACGGCCGCCGGGGCCGGGCAATTTCAAACGCTCGCCGCTGCTATCGACGCTGCAGGTCTCACCGAAACGCTGAAGGGCGCCGGTCCATTCACGGTCTTCGCCCCGACCGATGACGCTTTTTCCAAGCTGCCGGCCGGCACGGTCGAAAACCTTCTGAAGCCGGAGAACAAGGAGAAGCTGGTAAGCGTGCTGACCTATCACGTGGTTCCGGGCAAGGTCTTGGCGGCGGATGTGGTGAAGCTGAACGAGGCGAAGACCGTCAACGGCAAGATGATCACGATCAAGGCGTCCGGCGACGGCGTGATGGTCAACGACGCCAATGTCACGGCGACCGATATTGGCGCCTCGAATGGCGTCATCCACGTCCTCGACGAGGTGATCCTGCCGCCGGAAGGCTGA
- a CDS encoding SDR family oxidoreductase, giving the protein MKSSATAKKQREIQTEVAAADKKGKPESKGSMQAGARRYPEPPLPKVHQPKPGSEAELPLQPMYDAPFYKGSEKLKDKVALITGGDSGIGRSVAVLFAREGADVAIAHLDETQDASDTRSAVEKEGRRCLTIRGDVKDPAFCRQAVEETVKTFGHLDVLVNNAAFQVHTYDIEDLSEEHFDETLKTNLYGYFYMAKAAIPHMPYGSAIINTGSVTGLEGSKDLLDYSMTKGGIHAFTRALSGQLVAKGIRVNAVAPGPVWTPLNPSDKPAEAVEKFGSNTPMKRAAQPEEIAPAYVFLASPHCSSYITGEILPIVGGY; this is encoded by the coding sequence ATGAAATCTTCCGCTACCGCCAAGAAGCAACGCGAGATCCAGACCGAAGTGGCGGCCGCCGACAAAAAGGGCAAGCCTGAAAGCAAGGGTTCGATGCAGGCAGGCGCCCGGCGCTATCCCGAACCGCCGCTTCCGAAGGTTCATCAGCCAAAGCCCGGCAGCGAAGCCGAGCTGCCGCTTCAGCCGATGTACGATGCGCCCTTCTACAAGGGATCGGAGAAGCTGAAGGACAAGGTCGCACTGATCACCGGCGGCGATTCCGGGATCGGCCGCTCCGTGGCCGTGCTCTTCGCGCGCGAAGGCGCGGACGTGGCGATCGCGCATCTCGACGAGACCCAGGATGCGAGCGACACCCGGAGCGCCGTCGAGAAGGAAGGCCGGCGTTGCCTCACAATCCGCGGCGACGTGAAGGACCCGGCCTTCTGCCGTCAGGCGGTGGAAGAGACCGTGAAGACGTTCGGCCATCTCGATGTGCTCGTTAACAATGCGGCCTTCCAGGTTCATACCTATGACATCGAAGATCTGAGCGAGGAGCATTTCGACGAGACGCTGAAGACCAATCTCTACGGCTATTTCTACATGGCCAAGGCCGCGATCCCGCACATGCCCTACGGATCGGCGATCATCAACACCGGCTCGGTGACGGGGCTCGAGGGATCGAAGGACCTTCTGGACTACTCGATGACCAAAGGCGGCATCCACGCCTTCACGCGTGCGCTTTCCGGCCAGCTCGTGGCGAAAGGCATCCGCGTCAATGCGGTAGCACCCGGCCCGGTCTGGACGCCGCTCAATCCCTCCGACAAGCCGGCCGAGGCGGTCGAAAAATTCGGCTCGAACACGCCGATGAAGCGCGCAGCCCAGCCGGAGGAGATCGCGCCGGCCTATGTCTTCCTGGCCTCGCCACATTGCTCCAGCTACATCACCGGCGAAATCCTGCCGATCGTGGGCGGCTATTGA
- a CDS encoding NRAMP family divalent metal transporter, producing MAETSSPQKAEKHEALNIFKGLRAGLVTGAADDDPSGIATYSQVGAQFGFTLGWTMILTYPLMVTVQGLSAGIGAVTGRGVSENLRRHYPLWLARTAVSMLFAANFVNIGANLAAMGAALYLLIDGPQVLYAVLFAFLCVWLEVFVPYRRYALLLKWLTLSLFAYVAVILAVEIPWPEALRGIFLPQISLDGRHAMALLAILGTTISPYLFFWQAAQEIEELRRRQQARLKADPETAAPELARIRLDTLIGMGFSNLVALFIILATAATLHRNGVTHIETSAQAAEALRPIAGEFAFILFAAGIIGTGMLAVPVLAGSAAYAVAELFQWPQGLDRPLKRAKAFYGTIAAATLGSVAVFLVGLDPFLMLYWSAVINGMLAAPLIAAITIMAINPRIMGRLTAPWWMAALGGLTAIVMGLATVAMLVL from the coding sequence ATGGCGGAAACCTCGTCTCCCCAAAAAGCCGAAAAACACGAGGCGCTGAACATCTTCAAAGGGCTCCGCGCAGGGCTCGTGACCGGGGCCGCCGATGACGACCCGAGCGGCATCGCCACCTACAGCCAAGTCGGCGCGCAATTCGGCTTCACCCTGGGCTGGACGATGATCCTTACCTATCCCCTGATGGTGACGGTCCAGGGATTGAGTGCCGGCATAGGCGCGGTGACCGGCCGTGGCGTGTCCGAGAACTTGCGCCGGCACTATCCCCTATGGCTGGCAAGGACAGCCGTATCGATGCTGTTTGCCGCAAATTTCGTCAATATAGGCGCCAATCTCGCGGCCATGGGGGCCGCACTTTACCTCCTTATCGATGGCCCACAGGTCCTCTACGCCGTGCTCTTCGCGTTTCTCTGCGTTTGGCTGGAGGTGTTTGTGCCCTACCGGCGGTACGCGCTTCTACTCAAGTGGCTGACCCTCTCGCTCTTTGCCTATGTCGCCGTCATCCTCGCCGTTGAGATCCCCTGGCCGGAGGCACTGCGCGGCATCTTTCTCCCGCAAATTTCCCTGGACGGTCGGCACGCAATGGCGCTGCTGGCGATCCTGGGCACTACCATCAGCCCCTACCTGTTTTTCTGGCAGGCGGCGCAGGAGATCGAGGAGCTCCGCCGTCGCCAGCAGGCAAGACTGAAGGCCGATCCCGAGACAGCCGCACCGGAACTGGCGCGTATCCGCCTCGACACGCTTATTGGCATGGGCTTTTCCAATCTCGTCGCGCTGTTCATCATACTGGCGACGGCCGCCACGCTTCACCGGAACGGCGTGACCCACATCGAAACGTCGGCGCAAGCAGCGGAGGCTCTCCGGCCGATCGCCGGCGAGTTTGCCTTCATCCTGTTCGCCGCCGGAATCATCGGCACGGGAATGTTGGCAGTCCCCGTCCTGGCCGGATCCGCTGCCTATGCCGTTGCCGAACTCTTTCAATGGCCGCAGGGACTGGATCGACCGCTTAAAAGGGCCAAGGCATTTTACGGGACCATAGCCGCAGCGACGCTCGGCAGCGTCGCCGTGTTCCTTGTTGGCCTCGATCCTTTCCTGATGCTCTATTGGAGTGCGGTTATCAACGGTATGCTCGCTGCCCCGCTGATCGCGGCCATTACTATCATGGCCATCAATCCGCGCATCATGGGGCGACTGACCGCGCCCTGGTGGATGGCGGCCCTCGGCGGCCTCACGGCGATCGTCATGGGCCTTGCCACGGTCGCTATGCTCGTACTCTAG